From Streptomyces chrestomyceticus JCM 4735, one genomic window encodes:
- the hpnE gene encoding hydroxysqualene dehydroxylase HpnE, whose translation MGPDRHDAQEAGRPDGAAAVVIGGGLAGITAALALADAGLRVTLVEGRPRLGGLVFSFRRESAAGELTVDNGQHVYLRCCTAYDWFLDRVGGRALVPLQDRMDVPVLDADGLRLGRLRRTALPVPLHLAKSLAMYPHLSLAERANVGRAALALRKLDPEDPALDGVDFASWLARHGQSPRAVEALWDLVGVATLNARAGDASLGLAAKVFKTGLLSDNGAADIGWSRVPLGEVHDTLAREALEKAGVRIELRTRASALSRAEDGTWQVTVENGPHGRERLTAKTVVLALPQRETHGLLPEGTLDGQDRLLDIGTAPILNLHVIYDRPVLRQPFFAALGSPVQWVFDRTEASGLAALPGGARSQYLAVSQSAAQDDIDRPVAELRARYLPELERLLPAARGAGVRDFFVTRERTATFAPTPGVGRLRPGARTQTPGLYLAGAWTATGWPATMESAVRSGLGAVREALTELGFPQGQLPQEAA comes from the coding sequence ATGGGGCCCGACCGGCACGATGCACAGGAAGCAGGCCGTCCCGATGGGGCGGCTGCGGTGGTCATTGGGGGCGGTCTGGCCGGCATCACGGCGGCGCTGGCGTTGGCCGACGCCGGACTGCGGGTCACCCTCGTCGAGGGCCGGCCCCGGCTGGGCGGCCTGGTCTTCTCCTTCCGCCGCGAGTCCGCGGCGGGGGAGCTGACCGTCGACAACGGTCAGCACGTCTATCTGCGGTGCTGCACCGCGTACGACTGGTTCCTCGACCGGGTGGGGGGACGCGCGCTGGTGCCCCTCCAGGACCGGATGGACGTCCCGGTGCTGGACGCCGACGGCCTGCGGCTGGGGCGGCTGCGGCGGACGGCCCTGCCCGTACCGCTGCACCTGGCGAAGAGCCTGGCCATGTACCCGCACCTGTCGCTCGCCGAGCGGGCGAACGTCGGGCGCGCGGCGCTGGCCCTGCGGAAGCTCGACCCCGAGGACCCCGCGCTGGACGGCGTCGACTTCGCCTCCTGGCTGGCCCGGCACGGCCAGTCGCCGCGCGCGGTCGAGGCGCTGTGGGACCTGGTCGGCGTCGCGACGCTCAACGCGCGCGCCGGTGACGCGTCGCTGGGCCTGGCCGCCAAGGTCTTCAAGACCGGGCTGCTCTCCGACAACGGCGCCGCCGACATCGGCTGGTCCCGGGTGCCGCTCGGCGAGGTGCACGACACGCTCGCGCGCGAGGCCCTGGAGAAGGCGGGCGTCCGCATCGAGCTGCGCACCCGCGCGAGCGCCCTGTCCCGTGCCGAGGACGGCACCTGGCAGGTGACGGTGGAGAACGGGCCGCACGGCCGCGAGCGGCTGACTGCCAAAACGGTCGTGCTGGCCCTGCCGCAGCGCGAGACGCACGGCCTGCTGCCCGAAGGCACCCTGGACGGCCAGGACCGGCTGCTGGACATCGGCACCGCGCCGATCCTCAACCTGCACGTCATCTACGACCGGCCGGTGTTGCGGCAGCCATTTTTCGCGGCCCTCGGCTCGCCGGTGCAGTGGGTCTTCGACCGTACGGAAGCCTCCGGTCTCGCCGCGCTGCCCGGCGGCGCCCGCAGCCAGTACCTGGCCGTGTCGCAGTCCGCCGCGCAGGACGACATCGACCGGCCGGTGGCCGAGCTGCGCGCACGCTATCTGCCGGAGCTGGAGCGGCTGTTGCCCGCCGCGCGCGGCGCCGGCGTCCGCGACTTCTTCGTCACCCGCGAGCGCACCGCGACGTTCGCCCCCACCCCGGGCGTCGGCCGGCTGCGGCCCGGCGCCCGTACCCAGACCCCTGGCCTGTACCTGGCCGGTGCGTGGACCGCCACCGGGTGGCCCGCGACCATGGAAAGCGCTGTTCGCAGCGGCCTCGGCGCCGTTCGCGAGGCGCTCACCGAACTCGGCTTCCCCCAGGGCCAGTTGCCCCAGGAGGCGGCATGA
- the hpnD gene encoding presqualene diphosphate synthase HpnD — protein sequence MSRTVEDIAHASAPVLAAYRYCEAVTGQQARNFAYGIRLLPADKRQAMSALYAFSRRVDDIGDGPLEDGAKQQRLAETRALLARIKDGAVDEDDTDPVAVALADAARRFPIPLDGLDELIDGVLMDVRGETYETWDELKVYCRCVAGAIGRLSLGVFGTVPGAPDTARAAEYADTLGLALQLTNILRDVREDAGNGRTYLPSDDLAKFGCTVGFHSPVPPPGADFTGLVHFEVRRARALFDQGFRLLPMLDRRSGACVAAMAGIYHRLLSRIAADPEAVLRGRVSLPGREKAFVAVRGLSGFDARAIGRRQAARAAGRPPVRRRG from the coding sequence GTGAGTCGGACCGTGGAGGACATCGCACACGCGTCCGCGCCGGTGCTCGCTGCATACCGTTACTGCGAGGCCGTGACCGGGCAGCAGGCACGTAACTTCGCCTACGGCATCCGGCTGTTGCCGGCCGACAAGCGGCAGGCCATGTCGGCGCTCTACGCCTTCTCGCGCCGGGTCGACGACATCGGCGACGGCCCGCTGGAGGACGGCGCCAAGCAGCAGCGGCTGGCGGAGACCCGGGCCCTGCTCGCCCGCATCAAGGACGGCGCGGTCGACGAGGACGACACCGATCCGGTGGCGGTCGCGCTGGCCGACGCGGCCCGGCGCTTCCCGATCCCGCTCGACGGGCTGGACGAGCTGATCGACGGCGTCCTGATGGACGTACGCGGCGAGACGTACGAGACCTGGGACGAGCTGAAGGTCTACTGCCGCTGTGTCGCCGGGGCCATCGGCCGGCTCTCCCTGGGAGTGTTCGGCACCGTACCCGGCGCGCCGGACACCGCACGCGCCGCCGAGTACGCCGATACGCTCGGGCTGGCGCTGCAACTGACCAATATCCTGAGAGACGTTCGCGAGGACGCGGGAAACGGCCGTACGTATCTCCCCTCCGACGACCTCGCCAAGTTCGGCTGCACGGTGGGCTTCCACAGTCCGGTACCACCGCCCGGCGCGGACTTCACCGGACTGGTCCACTTCGAAGTCAGGCGTGCCCGTGCCCTGTTCGACCAGGGCTTCCGGCTGCTGCCGATGCTCGACCGGCGCAGCGGTGCCTGCGTCGCCGCCATGGCCGGCATCTACCACCGTCTCCTGTCGCGGATCGCGGCGGACCCGGAGGCCGTGCTGCGCGGCCGGGTCTCGCTGCCCGGCCGGGAGAAGGCGTTCGTGGCGGTGCGCGGACTGTCGGGTTTCGACGCGCGGGCGATCGGCCGCCGGCAGGCGGCCCGGGCGGCGGGACGGCCGCCCGTGAGGAGGCGCGGATGA
- the hpnC gene encoding squalene synthase HpnC produces MARARDVLVRPRTPGGGRDDAQSRTVTDQAAHENFPVAPFFLPRAWRRDLMAVYGFARLVDDIGDGDLAPGGGDAARLGLDPERDGKDALALLDALEADLYRVFSDRAPGPLHPLMRRLGPTVRRCGLTPEPFLGLIEANRQDQRVGRYATYGDLLAYCELSANPVGRLVLGITGTASPERVRRSDAVCTALQIVEHLQDVTEDLGRDRVYLPGEDMKHFGVTEADLAAPTGGASVRALIAYEAERARALLNEGTPLVGSVHGRLKLLLAGFVGGGRAALRAVAAADHDVLPGPPKPTKLSLLREVGATLRREG; encoded by the coding sequence ATGGCACGGGCACGCGACGTCCTGGTCCGGCCCCGGACGCCGGGCGGCGGCCGGGACGACGCGCAGTCGCGCACCGTCACGGACCAGGCCGCACACGAGAACTTCCCGGTCGCGCCGTTCTTCCTGCCGCGCGCCTGGCGCCGGGACCTGATGGCCGTCTACGGCTTCGCCCGTCTCGTGGACGACATCGGCGACGGCGACCTGGCCCCCGGCGGCGGTGACGCCGCCCGGCTCGGGCTGGACCCCGAGCGGGACGGCAAGGACGCGCTCGCCCTGCTCGACGCGCTGGAGGCGGACCTGTACCGCGTCTTCAGCGACCGCGCCCCCGGACCGCTGCACCCCCTGATGCGCCGCCTCGGCCCCACCGTGCGCCGCTGCGGCCTGACTCCCGAGCCCTTCCTCGGCCTGATCGAGGCCAACCGGCAGGACCAGCGGGTCGGCCGCTACGCGACCTACGGCGACCTGCTCGCCTACTGCGAGCTGTCCGCCAACCCCGTCGGCCGGCTCGTCCTGGGCATCACCGGCACCGCCAGTCCGGAGCGGGTCCGGCGCTCGGACGCGGTCTGCACCGCGCTGCAGATCGTCGAGCACCTCCAGGACGTCACCGAGGACCTGGGCCGGGACCGGGTCTACCTCCCCGGCGAGGACATGAAACACTTCGGCGTCACCGAGGCGGACCTGGCCGCCCCGACAGGGGGCGCGTCGGTGCGCGCGCTGATCGCGTACGAGGCGGAACGCGCCCGTGCGCTGCTGAATGAAGGCACCCCGCTGGTGGGTAGCGTCCACGGCAGGCTCAAGCTGCTGCTCGCCGGCTTCGTCGGCGGCGGACGCGCCGCACTCCGGGCGGTCGCGGCCGCCGACCACGACGTACTCCCTGGACCGCCCAAGCCGACCAAGCTCAGCCTGCTGCGCGAGGTGGGGGCGACATTGCGAAGAGAGGGGTGA
- a CDS encoding ABC transporter ATP-binding protein: MAEQEDAVQTADGNRVPTVIADDLHIVYRVYGTGAGKGSATAALNRIIRRKPSGGVREVHAVKGVSFTAYRGESIGLIGSNGSGKSTLLKAVAGLLPAERGRVYSHGQPSLLGVNAALMNDLTGEKNVVLGGLAMGMSREQVRERYQGIVDFSGINEKGDFISLPMRTYSSGMAARLRFSIAAAKDHDVLMIDEALATGDRAFQKRSEARIRELRKEAGTVFLVSHNNKSIRDTCDRVLWLERGELLMDGPTDEVIKAYEKESGK; the protein is encoded by the coding sequence GTGGCTGAGCAAGAGGACGCCGTACAGACGGCGGACGGGAACCGCGTCCCCACCGTGATCGCGGACGACCTGCACATCGTGTACCGGGTGTACGGCACCGGAGCGGGCAAGGGCAGCGCCACCGCGGCCCTGAACCGCATCATCCGCCGCAAGCCCTCCGGTGGGGTGCGTGAGGTGCACGCGGTCAAGGGCGTCAGCTTCACCGCCTACCGCGGCGAGTCGATCGGCCTGATCGGCTCGAACGGCTCCGGCAAGTCGACGCTGCTCAAGGCCGTCGCCGGCCTGCTGCCCGCGGAGCGCGGCCGGGTCTACTCGCACGGCCAGCCGTCGCTGCTGGGCGTGAACGCGGCCCTGATGAACGACCTGACCGGCGAGAAGAACGTGGTGCTCGGCGGCCTGGCGATGGGCATGTCCCGCGAGCAGGTGCGCGAGCGCTACCAGGGGATCGTCGACTTCTCCGGCATCAACGAGAAGGGCGACTTCATCTCGCTGCCGATGCGGACGTACTCGTCCGGCATGGCGGCCCGGCTGCGCTTCTCCATCGCGGCGGCCAAGGACCACGACGTCCTGATGATCGACGAGGCGCTGGCCACGGGTGACCGGGCGTTCCAGAAGCGCTCCGAGGCCCGCATCCGCGAGCTGCGCAAGGAGGCCGGTACGGTCTTCCTGGTCAGCCACAACAACAAGTCGATCAGGGACACCTGCGACCGGGTGCTGTGGCTGGAGCGGGGCGAGCTGCTGATGGACGGCCCGACCGACGAGGTGATCAAGGCGTACGAGAAGGAGTCGGGCAAGTAG
- a CDS encoding ABC transporter permease: protein MSETTHDSAVAMSAPPSSDDGLSRAELARKYGLTQSGARPSLPEYVRQLWDRRHFIRAFSSAKLTAQYSQAKLGQVWQVVTPLLNALVYYLIFGLLIGTSRGVADYVPFLVTGVFIFTFTQSSVMAGTRAVSGNLGLVRALHFPRACLPISFCLMQLQQLLFSMGVLVLILLGYGQVPTWSWLLAIPALVLQFVFNTGLAMVMARLGSKTPDLAQLMPFIMRTWMYASGVMFSIDQILKEKKIPGFVHVLLDCNPAVVFIDLMRFALIDSFTSDKLPPHVWPLAVGWALVMGVVGFVYFWKAEERYGRG, encoded by the coding sequence GTGAGCGAGACTACGCACGACAGTGCGGTCGCCATGAGTGCCCCGCCATCATCCGACGACGGGCTGTCCCGTGCCGAGCTGGCCCGCAAGTACGGGCTCACGCAGAGCGGGGCGCGGCCCAGCCTGCCGGAGTACGTCCGGCAGCTTTGGGACCGGCGGCACTTCATCCGCGCCTTCTCCAGCGCGAAGCTGACCGCGCAGTACAGCCAGGCGAAGCTGGGCCAGGTGTGGCAGGTGGTGACGCCCCTGCTGAACGCGCTCGTCTACTACCTCATCTTCGGCCTGCTGATCGGCACCAGCCGCGGTGTCGCGGACTACGTGCCCTTCCTGGTCACCGGCGTCTTCATCTTCACCTTCACGCAGAGCTCGGTGATGGCCGGCACCCGCGCGGTCTCCGGCAACCTGGGCCTGGTGCGCGCCCTGCACTTCCCGCGCGCCTGCCTGCCCATCTCGTTCTGCCTGATGCAGCTACAGCAGCTCCTGTTCTCGATGGGCGTGCTGGTCCTCATCCTGCTGGGCTACGGACAGGTGCCCACCTGGTCCTGGCTGCTGGCGATCCCGGCGCTGGTGCTCCAGTTCGTCTTCAACACCGGACTGGCCATGGTCATGGCCCGGCTGGGCAGCAAGACGCCGGACCTGGCGCAGCTCATGCCGTTCATCATGCGGACGTGGATGTACGCGTCCGGCGTGATGTTCAGCATCGACCAGATCCTCAAGGAGAAGAAGATCCCGGGCTTCGTGCACGTCCTGCTGGACTGCAACCCGGCCGTGGTCTTCATCGACCTGATGCGGTTCGCGCTGATCGACAGCTTCACCTCCGACAAGCTGCCCCCGCACGTGTGGCCGCTGGCCGTCGGCTGGGCGCTGGTGATGGGCGTCGTCGGCTTCGTGTACTTCTGGAAGGCTGAGGAGCGGTACGGCCGTGGCTGA
- a CDS encoding glycosyltransferase family 2 protein has protein sequence MKVGAVVLTMGNRPEELRALLDSVAKQHGDPIEVVVVGNGSPLPALPEGVRTVELPENVGIPAGRNVGIEAFGPGGSEVDVLLFLDDDGLLERADTAELCREAFARDKKLGIISFRIADPETGETQRRHVPRLRASDPLRSSRVTTFLGGANAVRTKVFEEVGGLPDDFFYAHEETDLAWRALDAGWMIDYRADMVLLHPTHAPSRHAVYHRMVARNRVWLARRNLPAPLVPVYLGVWFLLTLARRPSRPALRAWLGGFKEGWATSGGPRRPMKWRTVWRLTRLGRPPVI, from the coding sequence ATGAAGGTCGGCGCCGTCGTCCTGACCATGGGCAACCGCCCCGAGGAGCTGCGCGCCCTGCTCGACTCGGTCGCCAAGCAGCACGGCGACCCGATCGAGGTCGTGGTCGTCGGCAACGGTTCGCCGCTGCCGGCGCTGCCCGAGGGCGTACGGACCGTGGAGCTGCCGGAGAACGTCGGCATCCCCGCCGGGCGCAACGTCGGCATCGAGGCGTTCGGCCCGGGCGGCAGCGAGGTGGACGTGCTGCTGTTCCTGGACGACGACGGGCTGCTGGAGCGGGCGGACACGGCCGAGCTGTGCCGTGAGGCGTTCGCCCGCGACAAGAAGCTGGGCATCATCAGCTTCCGTATCGCGGACCCGGAGACGGGGGAGACCCAGCGCCGGCACGTGCCGCGGCTGCGGGCCTCCGACCCGCTGCGGTCCTCCCGGGTCACCACCTTCCTGGGCGGCGCCAACGCGGTCCGTACGAAGGTCTTCGAGGAGGTCGGCGGGCTGCCCGACGACTTCTTCTACGCCCATGAGGAGACCGATCTGGCCTGGCGGGCCCTGGACGCGGGCTGGATGATCGACTACCGCGCGGACATGGTGCTGCTGCACCCCACGCACGCCCCCAGCCGGCACGCGGTCTACCACCGTATGGTGGCCCGCAACCGGGTCTGGCTGGCCCGCCGTAACCTTCCGGCTCCGCTGGTTCCGGTCTATCTCGGTGTCTGGTTCCTGCTCACCCTGGCCCGGCGGCCCTCGCGGCCCGCGCTCCGTGCCTGGCTGGGCGGCTTCAAGGAGGGCTGGGCCACGTCCGGTGGTCCCCGGCGCCCCATGAAGTGGCGTACCGTGTGGCGACTGACCCGGCTGGGCCGCCCTCCCGTCATCTGA
- a CDS encoding iron-containing alcohol dehydrogenase family protein, which yields MPVLTRLIPSPVVVDISAGALDDLAGLLADQRISASGKLAVAISGGSGARLRERLAPALPGADWYEVGGGTLDDAIKLGDAMKKGHYDAVVGLGGGKIIDCAKYAAARIGLPLVAVATNLSHDGLCSPVATLDNDAGRGSYGVPNPIAVVIDLDVIREAPVRFVRSGIGDAISNISAVADWELSHRETGEDIDGLAAAMARQAGEAVLRHPGGVGDDGFLQVLAEGLVLTGISMSVAGDSRPASGACHEINHAFDLLYPKRAASHGEQCGLGAAFATHLRGDKETCGLMIEVLRRHGLPVTPGEIGFSDEEFVEAVAYAPRTRPGRYTILEHLDLSTDQIRDAYADYAQAVRS from the coding sequence ATGCCGGTACTGACCCGCCTCATTCCGTCCCCGGTCGTCGTCGACATCAGCGCCGGCGCACTGGACGACCTGGCGGGCCTGCTGGCCGATCAGCGCATCTCCGCGTCCGGGAAGCTCGCCGTCGCGATCAGCGGCGGTTCGGGCGCCCGGCTGCGGGAGCGGCTGGCCCCCGCGCTGCCCGGCGCCGACTGGTACGAGGTCGGCGGCGGCACGCTGGACGACGCGATCAAGCTCGGCGACGCCATGAAGAAGGGCCACTACGACGCGGTGGTGGGCCTCGGCGGCGGCAAGATCATCGACTGTGCGAAGTACGCGGCGGCCCGTATCGGCCTGCCGCTGGTCGCCGTCGCGACGAACCTGTCGCACGACGGCCTGTGCTCGCCGGTGGCCACCCTCGACAACGACGCGGGCCGCGGCTCCTACGGCGTGCCCAACCCGATCGCCGTGGTGATCGACCTCGACGTCATCCGGGAGGCCCCGGTCCGCTTCGTCCGGTCCGGGATCGGCGACGCCATCTCCAACATCTCCGCCGTCGCGGACTGGGAGCTGTCGCACCGCGAGACCGGCGAGGACATCGACGGGCTGGCCGCCGCCATGGCACGCCAGGCCGGCGAGGCCGTGCTGCGCCACCCCGGCGGCGTCGGCGACGACGGCTTCCTCCAGGTGCTGGCCGAGGGCCTGGTCCTCACCGGCATCTCGATGTCGGTGGCCGGCGACAGCCGTCCGGCCTCCGGCGCCTGCCACGAGATCAACCACGCCTTCGACCTCCTCTACCCCAAGCGGGCGGCGAGCCACGGCGAGCAGTGCGGCCTCGGCGCCGCCTTCGCCACGCACCTGCGCGGGGACAAGGAGACCTGCGGGCTGATGATCGAGGTGCTGCGGCGGCACGGCCTGCCGGTGACGCCCGGCGAGATCGGCTTCAGCGACGAAGAGTTCGTCGAGGCCGTCGCCTACGCGCCGCGGACCCGCCCCGGCCGCTACACGATCCTCGAACACCTCGACCTGTCCACCGACCAGATCAGGGACGCATACGCCGACTATGCACAAGCCGTCCGTAGCTGA
- a CDS encoding sugar phosphate nucleotidyltransferase: MIGLVLAAGAGRRLRPYTDTLPKALVPVDGDTTILDLTLGNFAEIGLTEVAIIVGYRKEAVYERKAALEAKYGLKLTLIDNDKAEEWNNAYSLWCGRDAIKHDVILANGDTVHPVSVERTLLAARGDGKKIILALDTVKNLADEEMKVVVDPDKGVQKITKLMDPAEATGEYIGVTLIEGSAAEELADALKTTFERDPDLYYEDGYQELVNRGFQVDVAPIGEVAWVEIDNHDDLAKGREIACRY; the protein is encoded by the coding sequence ATGATCGGCCTCGTGCTGGCCGCCGGCGCCGGACGGCGTCTGCGTCCCTACACCGACACTCTGCCCAAGGCCCTGGTGCCGGTGGACGGTGACACGACCATCCTGGACCTGACGCTCGGCAACTTCGCCGAGATCGGCCTGACCGAGGTCGCGATCATCGTCGGCTACCGCAAGGAGGCCGTGTACGAGCGCAAGGCGGCGCTGGAGGCCAAGTACGGCCTCAAGCTCACGCTCATCGACAACGACAAGGCCGAGGAGTGGAACAACGCCTACTCCCTGTGGTGCGGTCGGGACGCGATCAAGCACGACGTGATCCTCGCCAACGGTGACACCGTGCACCCGGTCTCCGTCGAGCGCACGCTGCTGGCCGCCCGCGGCGACGGCAAGAAGATCATCCTCGCGCTGGACACGGTCAAGAACCTGGCCGACGAGGAGATGAAGGTCGTCGTGGACCCGGACAAGGGCGTCCAGAAGATCACCAAGCTGATGGACCCCGCCGAGGCCACCGGTGAGTACATCGGCGTCACCCTCATCGAGGGCTCGGCCGCCGAGGAGCTCGCGGACGCGCTGAAGACCACCTTCGAGCGCGACCCCGACCTGTACTACGAGGACGGCTACCAGGAGCTGGTCAACCGCGGCTTCCAGGTGGACGTGGCGCCCATCGGCGAGGTCGCGTGGGTCGAGATCGACAACCACGACGACCTCGCGAAGGGCCGTGAGATCGCATGCCGGTACTGA
- a CDS encoding DUF5941 domain-containing protein, with amino-acid sequence MSTAILTGPPVAGSPLEAALRSLGFDVRTADGAAAVADALAAVPADERVAVVDPRFVGHLHSLRLALTDPRFPAAAVPGAVTAQPEARAALQQAAAAVPAGPGTRYRVDVLPDALAETMEAGDAALQRVELGSLVAAVPLTPAERATAEEAVAAVDDEAVRLRTAVKARDGFFTTFCISPYSRYIARWCARRGLTPNQVTTASLLTAVVAAGCAATGSRGGFIAAGLLLIFSFVLDCTDGQLARYSLQYSTMGAWLDATFDRAKEYAYYAGLALGAARGGDDVWALALGAMVLQTCRHVVDFSFNEANHDATGNTSPTAALSDRLDSVGWTVWVRRMIVLPIGERWAMIALLTACTTPRIVFYALLVGCALAACYTTAGRVLRSLTRRARRTDRAAAALADLADSGPLAELVAKGPAAGGPVTAPVMAFAGVAFLMAQLTWSDAGSWWPVLGAAVYAAFAGGAVARPLKGPLDWLVPPLFRVGEYVAILVVAARSDADQALPAAFGLVAAVAYHHYDTVYRIRVGTGAPPRRLVRAAGGHEGRTLLVVLLAALLHGSGFTIALTVLALVLALLVLVESIRFWVSSGAPAVHDEGEPA; translated from the coding sequence CTGTCGACCGCCATCCTCACCGGTCCGCCGGTCGCCGGGTCGCCGCTCGAAGCCGCCCTGCGCTCGCTGGGTTTCGACGTCCGTACGGCGGACGGTGCCGCGGCCGTGGCCGACGCGCTCGCCGCGGTTCCGGCCGATGAACGCGTCGCCGTGGTCGACCCCCGGTTCGTGGGCCACCTGCACAGCCTCCGGCTGGCGCTGACCGACCCGCGCTTCCCGGCCGCCGCGGTGCCGGGTGCCGTCACCGCGCAGCCCGAGGCGCGCGCCGCGCTCCAGCAGGCCGCCGCCGCGGTGCCCGCCGGGCCCGGCACCCGTTACCGCGTGGACGTCCTGCCGGACGCGCTCGCCGAGACCATGGAGGCCGGAGACGCCGCGTTGCAGCGCGTCGAGCTGGGCAGCCTGGTCGCCGCCGTCCCGCTGACGCCAGCGGAGCGCGCCACGGCCGAGGAGGCCGTCGCCGCCGTCGACGACGAGGCCGTACGGCTGCGTACCGCCGTCAAGGCCCGTGACGGGTTCTTCACCACCTTCTGCATCAGCCCGTACTCCCGCTACATCGCCCGCTGGTGCGCGCGCCGCGGCCTGACCCCCAACCAGGTCACCACGGCGTCGCTGCTCACCGCGGTGGTCGCGGCGGGCTGCGCGGCCACCGGCAGCCGCGGCGGGTTCATCGCCGCCGGCCTGCTCCTGATCTTCTCCTTCGTCCTGGACTGCACCGACGGGCAGCTCGCCCGCTACTCGCTCCAGTACTCGACGATGGGCGCCTGGCTCGACGCGACCTTCGACCGGGCGAAGGAGTACGCGTACTACGCGGGTCTCGCGCTCGGTGCGGCGCGTGGTGGCGACGACGTGTGGGCGCTGGCTCTGGGGGCCATGGTGCTCCAGACCTGCCGGCATGTTGTCGACTTCTCCTTCAACGAGGCGAACCACGACGCCACCGGCAACACCAGCCCCACCGCGGCCCTGTCCGACCGGCTCGACAGCGTCGGCTGGACGGTCTGGGTACGCCGGATGATCGTGCTGCCCATCGGCGAACGCTGGGCCATGATCGCCCTGCTGACCGCCTGCACCACCCCGCGCATCGTCTTCTACGCGCTGCTCGTCGGCTGCGCCCTGGCCGCCTGCTACACCACGGCGGGCCGGGTGCTGCGCTCGCTGACGCGGCGCGCCCGCCGTACCGACCGGGCGGCGGCCGCACTCGCCGACCTCGCGGACTCCGGCCCGCTCGCCGAGCTGGTGGCCAAGGGCCCGGCGGCGGGCGGCCCGGTGACCGCTCCGGTCATGGCGTTCGCGGGCGTGGCCTTCCTCATGGCGCAGTTGACGTGGAGCGACGCCGGAAGCTGGTGGCCGGTGCTCGGCGCCGCCGTGTACGCGGCCTTCGCCGGTGGCGCCGTCGCCCGCCCCCTCAAGGGCCCGCTCGACTGGCTCGTACCGCCGCTCTTCCGGGTGGGCGAGTACGTAGCCATCCTGGTCGTGGCGGCCCGCTCGGACGCCGACCAGGCGCTGCCCGCGGCGTTCGGCCTAGTCGCGGCGGTCGCCTACCATCACTACGACACCGTCTACCGCATCCGCGTCGGCACGGGGGCCCCGCCGCGCCGGCTGGTGCGGGCGGCCGGCGGGCACGAGGGGCGCACGTTGCTCGTTGTCCTCCTGGCGGCTCTGCTGCACGGCTCAGGTTTCACAATCGCGCTGACGGTCCTGGCACTGGTTTTGGCGCTGCTGGTGCTCGTGGAGAGCATCCGCTTCTGGGTGTCCTCCGGAGCACCCGCCGTACACGATGAAGGAGAACCCGCATGA
- a CDS encoding cation diffusion facilitator family transporter, protein MGAGHDHGFGGSVAGGAGAGTAAAAYRGRLRGALVLTSAVMVAEVIGSVVTGSLALLADAGHMATDVVGLTMALIAIRFANRPPSPQRTFGLARAEILAAVANALLLFGVGGYVLVTAVPRFFEPVGIEGGTTMVFGAVGLVANLVSLALLMRGQRDSLNVRGAFLEVAADALGSVAVVVAALLVTVTGWAAADPVASIVIGLMIVPRTWKLFRESLDVLLESAPKGVDMTEVRAHLLALPGVEDVHDLHAWTITSGMPVLSAHVVVAPDVLDTEGQEKMLRALRGCLGGHFDVGHCTFQLEPGGLAAHEAQLCP, encoded by the coding sequence ATGGGCGCAGGGCACGATCACGGGTTCGGCGGGTCGGTGGCGGGCGGTGCGGGGGCCGGTACGGCGGCCGCTGCGTATCGCGGGCGGCTGCGTGGGGCGCTGGTGCTGACCTCGGCCGTCATGGTTGCCGAGGTCATCGGCAGCGTGGTCACCGGTTCGCTGGCGCTGCTCGCCGACGCGGGGCACATGGCCACGGACGTGGTCGGGCTGACGATGGCGCTGATCGCGATCCGCTTCGCGAACCGGCCGCCGTCGCCGCAGCGCACCTTCGGTCTGGCCCGCGCCGAGATCCTCGCGGCGGTGGCCAATGCCCTGCTGCTGTTCGGGGTGGGCGGGTACGTGCTGGTCACGGCGGTGCCGCGGTTCTTCGAGCCGGTCGGGATCGAGGGCGGTACGACCATGGTCTTCGGCGCCGTCGGCCTGGTGGCGAACCTGGTGTCGCTGGCCCTGCTGATGCGCGGGCAGCGCGACAGCCTCAATGTGCGCGGTGCCTTCCTGGAGGTGGCGGCGGACGCGCTGGGGTCGGTGGCGGTCGTCGTGGCGGCCCTGCTGGTCACCGTCACGGGCTGGGCGGCGGCCGACCCGGTCGCGTCCATCGTGATCGGGCTGATGATCGTGCCGCGTACCTGGAAGCTCTTCCGCGAGTCCCTGGACGTACTGCTGGAGTCCGCGCCCAAGGGAGTGGACATGACCGAGGTGCGGGCGCATCTGCTGGCGCTGCCGGGCGTCGAGGACGTCCACGATCTGCACGCCTGGACGATCACGTCCGGGATGCCGGTGCTCTCGGCGCACGTGGTCGTCGCCCCGGACGTACTGGACACCGAGGGTCAGGAGAAGATGCTGCGCGCGCTGCGCGGCTGCCTGGGCGGGCACTTCGACGTCGGGCACTGCACGTTCCAGCTCGAGCCGGGCGGCCTGGCGGCGCACGAGGCGCAACTGTGCCCATGA